ACTCCTAGATGTCTGAGACCATGTCAGATTGGTTAGGCCTTTGGGTCACATGAGGGAATTTAGGAAGCAGTGATTAAGTAAAGATGAATTGTGTCTATTCATGTGAAGTGGGAATCTTATCGCTAGCTCTCTAATAAAGAACCAGATGTAGCATTGTATATGGCAGGTCTAATCCAGAAAGGAATTCCCGACTGCATGTAAATGATCAGACCCCCTTTCTTAGCCAGGACTCTGATATAACCATTTACAGTatgagggaaaaaaacattagggttgaattaataaacaaatataaactgtTCACCTGTGAATGAGGCGAAGCTGTGCTGACTTTGAGCATCCGATTATGTGCGAGgtaaaatccaattttttagatttccttacaTGGGATTGTGTATTCTATGCAAAATTAATTCTGACtgcattcactaaactaagtttATTATCTCTTGCTGGGTGTTTATTTGCCTTGGTAAATTAACATCCAAAATTCCTATTTGTGCTGGAGACAAAAAGACTGTGAAATAATCTTATACCATAATTTCGTACCATACtgtataaaggtgcgtacacacttccaatttttatcgttccaatcgaacgacgaacgatcgattgggcaaaaaatcgttcgtaaaaaagtaaccaagtataatattttaattattttttttgggtggcttatttgcggggggggggcttatttttcattttaacatgaaaagggggggctgtcttatttgatggccctgccttatcatcggggaaacacggtattcaGAAATGCATCCACCTAGTACAGCTGCTCCATCTAGTGGTGAAGTGGTAAAATTACAACTTTCAGAAACTAAACATTCTGCAATTCAGAGTTCCTAATTTACAATTACAGTCTATCTCCAAGATGCAGAGCCTTCAAAATTAGTTGTTCCGGTGGATACAGGTATCTTTCCATTCTATACGGTTATATGTACTGTAGTTAAATAGCAATGACATTCAGTTTGTTATATTGGGACTGATTTAGTTAAacaatttaggctgtttacttaccaatGTGAACTATCACCTGCAAGTGATAATACACTGGGTTTGTTATGTGTTGAATattcagtttgcaaagaatacccaatcagttgcaagtaaatctaaaaataaactaGAATTTCTTGCACATATTAtgtaatttactaagctaaataaaaaatatccctttaagtgataattcactttgccatgGGAACTgcccatattcctttagtaaacctaTCCCATTATATGTGTGAATATTGTGtatctgtgtttatttattctttgtatacCTGCTTGACCAGGTATATCTAAATCTTGTAGATGGCTGTACTATTCTGCAAATTGTAAACTGGCATTGAAGAAAGTTTGAAATAGCCAAACAAGATTTCAGGAATTTATGTAATGTAGTAACAAGGATATGGAAAGATCACATAAACATGTTTTCAGGGTTTCATATATTGCTACCTATAAGTCTGTTGTGTGTGCCTTGAGCCTTGCTTAACTACAACCTAAAAAAGTGTCTTAGATCTTCATAAAATACATGTGAAATCTATTAGCAGCTGCATTTTAAGTTAAGGACCTTGTATTAAAAAATCAGCAATCAGCCATGTAAGAATGTTGTGATATAAGTAGGTATCATTTATATCAAAGGTCCCCAGACTGCCGCCTGTACCTGGTTATAACTTGTGGGTTGTAGCAAACTGGTTCCTGCAATTAGAGTCCCGCATGTGAAATGTTCTAAATGCAATCCAGAGGGAAGCATCTTCTAATTGCAGAAGAGCAAAGGATGCTGGCTGATCCATTTAGCcaatgatcgttcgctatctattgtgtgtacggttgttcagtgatcgtggattgttctgcggtatgctttctccggtacatgtcacttcctgtatcgttcaaacgattgtatctagtgtatGTAAATTactggtggaatatatttgaaagatcgtattgttacagcatgtacagaatcatgcactaagcgattgttcaaaataattgttgatctgttgttagtcgtttgttttctaacgacaattactgcatgtgtgtacctaaCCTTAGTCATGATGGTACCAAGAAGAGTACATGGAGTCTACAAAGTAAACACCGCCTAAAATCAGTGATTGGCACTATTTTCTTCCTACTGAAACCAATCATGGACGCTATACTCCTTACACTGTTAGTGATCTGAACATCTAgaacagagtttctcaaccagggttctgtgaaacttCAGTTTCCCCAGAGGCTGCTATGGTTCAAGGGTTACCCAATGTTAAAGAGGATCTAGAACAGGATGAAAATACCAAGATTGgtcatgtaaactttttttttctttcaatatttaaCATTCAGATAAGTGTAATAAGGACAGAAAGCTGCACAGCATGCAGAGGGTTATATGGTATAAATAAGCATAATAAAGATCTCCCAAACttaagcctcctgggatacatatgtcatgaaTCTCTGCAGTCTGCTCTGGCTGCTCCtactgtgcagtgcgagattgggtgacgtaggaagcaaagaaaatgccggcgcctgttttataaatgtatatgttacACAGCCACCatctaggtttaaaaaaaaaaaaaatccaaacaaaagtTTCGGTTTACAtaaaccctgaaaaaaaatatttggaaggaAATAATCACGGTGCCATCATTCTTTTAAAACCTTCTCAACCATATAGTATATCtcctatatcagtgtttctcccAGGATTCCACCAGAGGTTCCTACAGATTCCTTGAGCTTtaagtaatttgtgcctctcatgtcagtttcagttatctatttggctatctgtaagggtgacattcttcttaatgaccagcaatataagaggcattctgacTGCCATCCTAGCAAATGTAATGtcatctgtggatatagtaattatactaggcattctctaagacctgaaagttatttcaacggCTTCCCTATGTTATAAATAATGAGAAAGACTGTCCTATACTCTAGAAAAGAGATGAAGACTCATTTTACTATAGTGCTTTAACTGACCCTTTATTAGCTTGGTACAAGGAAAGGCCATTAATAATTCAACAATtatgctcaaatttaaaaaacaattaaagaacTGTTTCCCCAATGTAGTGGCATCATCACTGGTAAGTATTCACATCTTCCAAGATGTTGACTACTGTTTATGTGCCAGTCCCTATAGATCTTCAAGGTGGCACCTGCTACAAATCAACCAATAAACAATTTTGCAGACATGTCAACAAACTTTTGCCAATGCACTCTTTGAACACTGTTCATTCACATCTCATTTACTATGGAAGTATTCCCACCCCCATTTCTTGCTTAGAGGAATCTGATCCTGGTGCCACTAGCTTTGTCACCACATTCAGATGCCCTGTGATGTCATCATTACAGTTTACTATCCATCTAACGAGTAAACTGTCTTACTGTGTGCACTTTTTTAAGCCCCTTGTAACAGATCACACTTTCACTACTACAGTTCATAAATTGTAACAGATCGTCCTAAAACTATCGCATTAGTAGGACTTACTCcattctggcctggtcaatcaagatgactgaCAATTATCTTTATTGGACTGGCTAAATATAGAAGTACCTGCCACAGAGCAGGGAAgatgagtgtaattaaaaaaattgggatcagaCAGGCacgttttattgcagaagggacaggcaatgtcccttttataATAAAGGATCTgactggttgcatttttttcttaagctttagttctgctttaattacttAAAAGGAACATCAACTTGAGTAGCTTTGATCGGTAATAGGTAATTAACCTCCTTCTCACCATCACTGTGACCTAACCCTTAAGTTTACAATACCCAGATAGAAGGCCTAATTatcaaatataaactaaattgTAAATCATTACCTGGCAGTCCACAGGACAGTGTGTTGTCTGTGCTTCTCCCTTGACAAAACAGAAAGAATGATATTTGGCCCAGGCATTTTTCTTTTACGATGCATAGTTGTCTGATGATTGTGTCTACTACTgagaaaaaaactacaaaataaattattagtatATTCTTTGGTTACATGTTTTAACACTCACTTTTTCTACTAGAATTATCTCCCATTATCtatttaagaaaaagatggaagtTTTAAGTAGGCtacatataataaaatctaattcctcagctccttacaatCCCCTTTGTATTTAATAATCTTTAGTAGacaaaaaaattgatgtaaacttttttttttttttttgtgcaaatccATACTGGTAAATACTTGTACCGGTATTAGTGACATAATTATCTCATGTGTATATAGCCTGTGCAGAAAACCCAGCTGTGAGTGTCACCAACCAACTTTTCACACAAGAGAAATCATCTGCATTACATAAACCTCCAGAGTgcacaatttattgtatttagtgttaattatgcatattaaataattaatattatcatgAAAGAGATACAGGGGCTGCCTTGTCCATCAGCTTCAGTACCTTATGTTGCTGCACTAAGTAAAGAAAGCTGAGCTCTATATCCAATGACTTGGTTCAGGTCAGATATTTAAAGTTGGCAGAAGCATGGAAGTAagctttaatgttttattcaatgCCGTCTTTTCTAACTTTTGAACCACAGTGGTATCCTTGAGGTACATTTCAGGTCCTGGGGAACTTCTGAATAAATGCAATTTTGTGAATGTGAGTGGGGTAAAATGGCCCTTTCTTTAATGTTGAGAAAGCCACCTTTTGAGACTGCTCAGAAAATCACTTCTGTCATGCTACTGGCTCAGGTAAGTGGCGTTGGCCTAAAAACTATGCTGGCAACATGAAAAGGCAGGTCAATAGCCACAagtcaagaaacccctaacaactttTTGGAGAAATCCAAGAATTCCAAGGCaacctagttgagaatggctgttttaAAGACAGGTATcttgttatgtatattttaattgtttagtatcatttttaatgtctttcttttcttctagTCTCCTGTTTATCTGGTCACTCCAGTAGTTGGGATTGTGGAAGACACCTTCCAGCCATCACCTAACCCCAGTGAGGTCACAGAAGTCCTCGAAGTTCCCCTGGATCTATTTCTCAGATCGGATAATTACACTGCAATTCCAGTAAATATTCCCCCATTTGGATTGCGTACTGTCCATAAGTTTGAACATCTGGATTCAAAAACTCAGAAAAGCTCTTATATTTGGGGGTTGACAGCTCATTTTGCCATATTGCTTTCAGTTATTATTCTAGAAAGAAGTCCATTGTTTGACCCAGAATTTGATCTGGACAGCACGTTGGACATTTGTGAGAAAACCATCTTGACCTATAATTTTCTGAGTAAGCTATAGTGGTCCAAGAAGAAATTTTAAGATATTTTGTGCTAAACCTTAACAAACCTAATTATAGATTCTTTCCCAAATCTGTTCTGTACACCCACACACATTCCAGTGTGCTTATAAAAATGTTCATTAGTTTCATCAAGTTTTTAACAAGAGATCCCACATTTCCTGTAAACATATGAGACCGATATTGTAAAGAGAAAGCATCCATCTTCCAAAAATTGCACTCCTAATGTGGCTAATGTTAGGGCTCTATaaaacattcaatatttttttaatattattattaaacagtatttatatagcaccaacatattacgcagcactgtacattaaataggggtaacaaataacggacagatacagacggtgacacaggaggacgagagggccctgcccagaggagctgcAGTCTAAGaattttaccttattttattttgaattgcttaattttgataaaatgaaatgagaaaagaaattACAGGAGCAAACAGATTAGGAAATCCTGCGCCTATTTACATTTGTAGGAGTTTTGTGGAGTATGCACCCTGTTTATTCTTACTCCTTGTTTGCAGCTACAGCACTGGCTTCAGacttaaatgtaaatatattattgtttgctCTGGACCTGATGGCAGCTCTCAAAGTTTCCTCATATCTTTAGGTATAGTAATAGAGCTCATGCATTTTAAAAGTGTAActctattttaaagtaaacttttaaaaaactttaaaactagcAGTCCT
The genomic region above belongs to Pyxicephalus adspersus chromosome 9, UCB_Pads_2.0, whole genome shotgun sequence and contains:
- the NUDT7 gene encoding peroxisomal coenzyme A diphosphatase NUDT7; translation: MALSLMLRKPPFETAQKITSVMLLAQSPVYLVTPVVGIVEDTFQPSPNPSEVTEVLEVPLDLFLRSDNYTAIPVNIPPFGLRTVHKFEHLDSKTQKSSYIWGLTAHFAILLSVIILERSPLFDPEFDLDSTLDICEKTILTYNFLSKL